In Gopherus evgoodei ecotype Sinaloan lineage unplaced genomic scaffold, rGopEvg1_v1.p scaffold_65_arrow_ctg1, whole genome shotgun sequence, a single window of DNA contains:
- the LOC115643646 gene encoding LOW QUALITY PROTEIN: olfactory receptor 52D1-like (The sequence of the model RefSeq protein was modified relative to this genomic sequence to represent the inferred CDS: inserted 2 bases in 1 codon), with protein MAVSNWTTPHPSTFILLGIPGLETANVWISNPFCSVYILSLLGNGLLLXPSLHEPMYLFLSMLALADLVISTTTLPKTLCIFWFSDGAIHTNACLAQSYLLHSLSTMESGFILAKAFDRYVAICNPLRHSAILTSQATAKIGLSVVMRGVLLLGPHTFLLQRLPYCRTNVISHTYCEFMALVKLACVDTTVMTAYSLVVAFCTSGLDLLLIVLSYVMILWATFRLPSKEAQRKSLSTYSSHILAMLVFYTPAFFSFLSHRFGHVAPHIHILIANMYLLSPPMMNPIIYGVRTPEIRQRGLHILGIKAA; from the exons ATGGCAGTTTCAAATTGGACcacaccccacccctccaccttcatcctcctCGGCATCCCGGGGCTGGAGACAGCGAACGTCTGGATCTCCAACCCCTTCTGCTCCGTCTACATTCTGTCCCTCCTGGGGAACGGCCTCCTCCT GCcgagcctccatgagcccatgtacctTTTCCTTTCCATGCTGGCGCTCGCCGACCTGGTCatctccaccaccaccctgcccaaAACCCTCTGCATTTTCTGGTTCAGCGACGGGGCAATACACACCAATGCTTGCCTGGCCCAGAGTTACCTCCTTCACTCACTGTCAACCATGGAGTCCGGGTTCATCCTGGCCAAGGCCTTTGATCGCTACGTCGCTATCTGTAACCCACTGCGACACTCGGCCATCCTGACCAGTCAGGCCACAGCCAAGATAGGGCTGAGTGTTGTGATGAGGGGAGTCCTGTTACTGGGCCCACACACATTCCTGCTGCAGCGGCTCCCATACTGCAGGACCAATGTCATTTCTCACACCTATTGTGAGTTCATGGCACTGGTGAAACTGGCCTGTGTGGACACTACAGTCATGACAGCCTATAGTCTGGTTGTAGCATTTTGCACCAGCGGTTTAGACCTGCTGCTGATTGTCCTGTCCTATGTGATGATTCTCTGGGCCACCTTCAGACTCCCCTCCAAGGAGGCGCAGCGCAAGTCCCTCAGCACCTACAGCTcccac ATACTTGCAATGCTGGTGTTTTACACTCCTGcgttcttctccttcctctcccaccgCTTCGGCCACGTGGCTCCCCACATTCACATCCTCATTGCCAACATGTACCTGCTTTCCCCTCCCATGAtgaaccccatcatctacgggGTGAGAACCCCAGAGATCAGGCAGAGGGGTCTCCACATTTTGGGCATTAAAGCAGCCTGA